The Acidipropionibacterium virtanenii DNA segment GGACTGCGGGTGGAGGCGTGGCAGGCCTGCAAGGTCGCCCTGGCCTGCCAGGACCTCTCTCGTGACGCCGCGTTGTGGGTCGACGGGAAGCTTGAGTCGGTGTGGGGTGCCGTGCCCTGGCCGCGGATCCGACGCCGCCTGGCGGGCCTCGTCGTGCGCGTCGACGCCGACCTGGCCAGACGGCGGGCCGAGACCGCCCGGCGCGACCGGTTCGTGTCGATCCGCCATCTGGGAGACTCCACCTCGGTGCTCACCGCCCGGATGGACACCGCCGCAGCGCTCACGCTGGGTGCCTCGCTCGACATGATCGTCGACCAGATGATCCTCGAGGGCGCCCAGGATCCGCTGCCAGTGTTGCGGGCCCGGGCACTGGAGATGCTGGCCACACCCCCGCTCCCCGACGCCACCGCACCCAACCCGTCACCAGCCCTTCCTCTGGCCGACGTCGTCGTCCATATCGCCGCCGAAGCCCTCGACACAACAGCCACCGATGACGCGAATGTGGCCAGGGTCCTCGCCCGGTGCGGAGACGTCGGCCCGGTGCTGGTCGACCAGCTGGCCCATCTTCTCGGCCACCACCGCATCCGCGTGCTGCCGGTCACCGACCTGGCCGGTGACCCCGCGGTGGACGCCTACGAGATCCCCGACCGCCTCCGGCGTCAGCTGGTGATCCGGGAGGACTGCTCGGTCTTCCCCTTCTCGACAGCCAGGTCCCGCAGCGCCGATCTGGATCACACCGTGGCCTACCGGCGGTCGACGCCGGGTTCCCCGGCACCGCCCGGTCAGACCCGCGTCTCCAACCTCGGGCCGCTGGCCCGGAGGGAACACCGCGCCAAGACCGCCGGACTCTGGAAAGTCGACCAGCCCGAGCCGGGCGTCTACGAGTGGACCAACCGCACCGGCAGGCGCTGGCAGGTCACCCGGGGCCGCACTGTGGGCCTGCCCGACAAGGAGCCCAACCGGCTTGGGACCGATCGCCCGCGCACCGAATCTCGCACCGTCAAGAGAGTCGACCTCGTCTTCAGCGGTGCCGTCACTATCTGAGCCAACACGAGAACGTCTGATGGTGCGAGGACCAGCCGATACAGTAGCCCCCCGTCTCCTCCACCTCAGCAACCATCAGATTCCACCACGAACGTGACTTTCAGTGGGCCAATAGTTAGTTGCCCGATACAGAAGAGGCCATCACCAAAATCGTGTTCCATCAGCGCGTTCTTGCATTCCTACTCGTCATCTCTATTGGATTCATAGTGACGGCCCCGTGGCCAAGCTTCGCGAGATTCATCAGAAACAAGACTCGGGCGAGTTCGTGGTGGCACACGATCCGTGATCATCCTTGGCTCTTCCTGGCGACCACCGCTTACGTCCTGGGTTGGGCAGTGTCACACGTGTCCTCAATCAGGCTCCTTGATCAAAAAGCATCAGAAGAGCTTCTCCGCTCGACACTCACTGCATACATAATCGGAGGACTCGTATTCGCCGGAGTCGGGCAGTTCATGCAAGCCGCGACTCATAATAGAACCGAGAATTGGGCACAGCGAATCGACGGGGTAGGAAAGTCTGTTTCAGTCTTTGGATGGTCATTCGGAATCTTTGGAACGATAATTTTCACAGCTGAAGGTACGACCATCCCCCTTTGGACCATAGAAGTATCGGTCTCAGCCATGCTCATTGTGCCGTGCATCCCATTACTGTTCTTGATGACCCAAGGCACTATCAGCAACATTCGGAGGCATAGAACTTCACACCGTGGCTGATCCCGATCTCCCACCCCCACCGATCTCCCCACCCCCACCCACGGGCCCCGATACGCTCCAGATCGAGGACACGTGGAGGAGGAGACCGCATGCCGAAGAGGAGCAGCGAGCATCTGGCGGCCAGGCGCGAGCACATCGCCACCGCGGCCGAGGAGGTGCTCGTCGACAACGGCGTCGCAGGGTTCTCCACCACCGCGGTGTGCCGCCGGGCCGGCGTCAGCATGGGAAACCTGTACGCCTACTTCCCCTCCAAGGAGGACCTCCTCGACGTCCTCGTCACCCGCGCCTTCCAGGCCCGCCAGCAGTGGCTCGACGCCGACTCCCTGCCGGAGCTGCGGGCACGCCTCCGCGACCTCATCGCATTCCTGCAGACTCCCGACGGATACCGCTCGGCCCGGCTCGACGTCGAGCTCGGCCTGGTCGCCCGCACACACCGGCGCCCGGCCGACACTCTCTCCTCATCGACTCTCCACGACGCCATCGAGGCCACCCTCGCTCGCCTCGTGAGCCCGACCACCGACCCCGACAACTCTGGCATTGCCACCGACGGCCTCACCGCCCTGGTCGCCGGCTGGAGTTACCTCGTCTCGCTGGGCCAGGGCGTCCCCGACCAT contains these protein-coding regions:
- a CDS encoding TetR/AcrR family transcriptional regulator; amino-acid sequence: MPKRSSEHLAARREHIATAAEEVLVDNGVAGFSTTAVCRRAGVSMGNLYAYFPSKEDLLDVLVTRAFQARQQWLDADSLPELRARLRDLIAFLQTPDGYRSARLDVELGLVARTHRRPADTLSSSTLHDAIEATLARLVSPTTDPDNSGIATDGLTALVAGWSYLVSLGQGVPDHAIESVDRFLALLEAPDPSKD